In the Corallococcus silvisoli genome, CTACAACGTGCCGGTGGTGGTGCGTCTGGAGGGCATGCTGCGCCAGGACGTCCTGGAGCGGGCGCTGAGCGAAGTCTCACGTCGTCACGAAGCCCTTCGGACGACCTTCGCGCAGGAGCAGGGCCAGACCATTCAGGTCATCCATGCGAAGGCGGACCTGCCGTTGGTGGTGCTGGACCTCCAAGGACTGGAGTCGACGCGAAGAGACGAGGAGGCAAGGCGCCGGGTCGAACAGGAGGTCCTGAAGCCGTTCGACCTCCAGAGCGGCCCCTTGTCCCGAGCATTCCTGGTGAAGCTGGGCGAGCAGGAGCATGTGCTCGCGTTCACGATGCACCACATCGTCTCGGATGGCTGGTCGGTGGGCGTGCTGGTGCGTGAAGTGAGCGCGCTGTACGCGGCCTTCGCCGAGGGACGCCCGTCGCCGCTGCCGGAGCTGCCGGTGCAGTACGCGGACTACGCGCTGTGGCAGCAGCAGACGTTGCTGGGAGACGTGCTGCGGCGAGAGGTGGATCACTGGAAGCAGAAGCTTTCGGGTGCGCCGCCCGTGCTGGAGTTGCCAACGGATCGCCCGCGGCCAGCGGTGCGGGGCAATGCGGGCGCGGTGCAGCGCTTCCTCTGGCCGGCATCGTTCGAGAAGGGATTGCGAGCCCTGGCCCGGAGAGAAGGCGCGTCGCTGTACATGGTGTTGTTGGCGGGGTGGCAGGCGTTGATGTCGCGCTACTCGGGGCAGGGCGACATCAGTGTGGGGTCGCCCATCGCGGGCCGCACGAGGGCGGAGGTGGAAGGGCTCATCGGCTTCTTCGTCAACACGCTGGTGCTGCGCACGCAGGTGGAGGGCGAGAAGTCCTTCAAGGCGCTGCTCGCGCAGGTGCGCGAGACGGTGCTGGATGCGTACGAGCACCAGGAGGTGCCATTCGAGAAGCTGGTGGAGGCGTTGCAGCCAGAGCGAAGCCTCAGCCACACGCCGCTGTTCCAGACGTTGCTGGCACTTCAGAACGTGCCGATGGACGAGGCCCGGCTTCCCGGCCTCGTGCTCAAGCCCGTGGAACTCGAAGGCCGGACGTCGAAGTTCGACGTGAGCGTGTTCTTCACGGAGACGGCGCAGGGGTTGAGCGGGGCGGTGGAGTACAGCACGGACTTGTTCGATGCGGCGACGG is a window encoding:
- a CDS encoding condensation domain-containing protein, producing the protein AGSEYEAPRTQTEEKLASIWAEVLRVPRVGVRDNFFALGGHSLLAMQVVSRMRAELETEVPLRVLFEATTVESLAERLERSNRRFPSRIMRTSRDAPRALSFAQQRLWFIDQLDPGTALYNVPVVVRLEGMLRQDVLERALSEVSRRHEALRTTFAQEQGQTIQVIHAKADLPLVVLDLQGLESTRRDEEARRRVEQEVLKPFDLQSGPLSRAFLVKLGEQEHVLAFTMHHIVSDGWSVGVLVREVSALYAAFAEGRPSPLPELPVQYADYALWQQQTLLGDVLRREVDHWKQKLSGAPPVLELPTDRPRPAVRGNAGAVQRFLWPASFEKGLRALARREGASLYMVLLAGWQALMSRYSGQGDISVGSPIAGRTRAEVEGLIGFFVNTLVLRTQVEGEKSFKALLAQVRETVLDAYEHQEVPFEKLVEALQPERSLSHTPLFQTLLALQNVPMDEARLPGLVLKPVELEGRTSKFDVSVFFTETAQGLSGAVEYSTDLFDAATVRRMVEHLGVLLEGVVAKPEEAVGRLPLLTGAERQQVLVEWNQTQEEYARDATIPQLFEAQARKTPEAVAVASGKQRLTYREVDARANQLANRLRKLGVGPEVRVGLCVERTADVVVGTLGILKAGGAYVPLDASYPKERLGWLLEDAQGPALVAHSHLLESLPVFSAQAVCLDTDEVLSTESQEAPVTQVRAENVAYLIYTSGS